The proteins below are encoded in one region of Thermococcus peptonophilus:
- the thsB gene encoding thermosome subunit beta: MAQLSGQPVVILPEGTQRYVGRDAQRLNILAARIIAETVRTTLGPKGMDKMLVDSLGDIVVTNDGATILDKIDLQHPAAKMMVEVAKTQDKEAGDGTTTAVVIAGELLRKAEELLDQNIHPSIIIKGYALAAEKAQEILDEIAIKVDPDDEETLLKIAATSITGKNAESHKELLAKLAVEAVKQVAEKKDGKYLVDLDNIKFEKKAGEGVEESELVRGVVIDKEVVHPRMPKRVENAKIALINEALEVKKTETDAKINITSPDQLMSFLEQEEKMLKDMVDHIAQTGANVVFVQKGIDDLAQHYLAKYGIMAVRRVKKSDMEKLAKATGAKIVTNVKDLTPEDLGYAEVVEERKLAGENMIFVEGCKNPKAVTILIRGGTEHVIDEVERALEDAVKVVKDVMEDGAVLPAGGAPEIELAIRLDEYAKQVGGKEALAIENFAEALKIIPKTLAENAGLDTVEMLVKVISEHKNRGLGIGIDVFAGEPADMLERGIIAPLRVTKQAIKSASEAAIMILRIDDVIAAKPSKNEGNQGGGMPGGMGGMDMGM; the protein is encoded by the coding sequence ATGGCACAGCTTAGTGGACAGCCGGTTGTTATTCTGCCTGAGGGGACTCAGAGGTACGTTGGTAGGGACGCCCAGAGGCTGAACATTCTTGCCGCGAGAATCATCGCCGAGACTGTCAGGACAACCCTCGGCCCGAAGGGAATGGATAAAATGCTCGTCGACAGCCTCGGCGACATAGTTGTCACGAACGATGGCGCTACGATCCTCGACAAGATCGACCTCCAGCACCCGGCTGCTAAGATGATGGTTGAGGTTGCTAAGACTCAGGATAAGGAGGCTGGTGATGGTACTACTACTGCTGTCGTCATCGCTGGCGAGCTTCTCAGGAAGGCTGAGGAACTCTTAGACCAGAACATTCACCCGAGCATAATCATTAAAGGTTACGCCCTCGCCGCTGAAAAAGCCCAGGAAATACTCGACGAGATAGCCATAAAGGTTGACCCGGACGACGAGGAGACCCTCCTCAAGATCGCCGCCACTTCAATCACCGGAAAGAACGCCGAGAGCCACAAGGAGCTCCTTGCTAAGCTTGCCGTCGAGGCCGTCAAGCAGGTCGCCGAGAAGAAGGACGGAAAGTACCTCGTTGACCTCGACAACATCAAGTTCGAGAAGAAGGCCGGCGAGGGCGTTGAGGAGAGCGAGCTCGTCCGTGGCGTCGTCATCGACAAGGAGGTCGTCCACCCGAGGATGCCGAAGAGGGTCGAGAACGCTAAGATCGCCCTCATCAACGAGGCCCTTGAGGTTAAGAAGACTGAAACAGATGCGAAGATCAACATAACCAGCCCCGACCAGCTCATGAGCTTCCTTGAACAGGAGGAGAAGATGCTCAAGGACATGGTCGACCACATCGCCCAGACAGGTGCGAACGTCGTCTTCGTTCAGAAGGGTATTGATGACCTTGCCCAGCACTACCTGGCCAAGTACGGCATAATGGCGGTCAGGAGAGTCAAGAAGAGCGACATGGAGAAGCTCGCCAAGGCCACTGGAGCTAAGATCGTCACCAATGTGAAGGATCTCACCCCAGAAGACCTCGGCTACGCTGAGGTCGTTGAGGAGAGGAAGCTCGCCGGCGAGAACATGATCTTCGTTGAGGGCTGCAAGAACCCGAAGGCCGTCACCATCCTCATCCGCGGTGGAACCGAGCACGTCATTGACGAGGTCGAGAGGGCCCTCGAAGATGCTGTCAAGGTCGTCAAGGACGTCATGGAGGACGGTGCCGTTCTTCCGGCTGGTGGCGCTCCGGAGATCGAGCTCGCCATCAGGCTCGACGAGTACGCCAAGCAGGTCGGTGGCAAGGAGGCCCTCGCCATAGAGAACTTCGCAGAGGCCCTCAAGATAATCCCTAAGACCCTCGCTGAAAACGCTGGTCTTGACACCGTTGAGATGCTCGTCAAGGTAATCAGCGAACACAAGAACAGGGGCCTTGGCATCGGCATAGACGTCTTCGCCGGTGAGCCTGCCGACATGCTCGAACGTGGAATCATTGCTCCTCTAAGAGTCACCAAGCAGGCCATCAAGAGCGCCAGCGAAGCAGCTATAATGATCCTCAGGATCGACGACGTCATCGCCGCAAAGCCCTCCAAGAATGAGGGCAACCAGGGCGGCGGAATGCCGGGCGGAATGGGCGGCATGGACATGGGCATGTGA
- a CDS encoding zinc metalloprotease HtpX has product MGLVMWLRTGVLMAILTGLLMGIGYLFGGPNVAFIMFLFSMFFNFITYWYSDRIVLSWYNARIVDEYEAPELYAIVRDLAQRAGLPTPRVAIIPSETPNAFATGRNPKHAVVAVTQGLLRILNRDELEGVIGHELTHIKNRDILIGTVAAAMAGAIMQLAYWARWIAIFGGFGRDRDDSGDIIGAILVAVLAPIAAMLIQAAISRSREFLADEGGARISGKPHALASALMKIEQAVRYRPMKDGNPATAHMFIVNPFRGMSIANLFSTHPPTEARIERLRKIAEEMGIYF; this is encoded by the coding sequence ATGGGACTTGTGATGTGGCTGAGAACCGGAGTGCTCATGGCGATCCTCACTGGCCTGCTAATGGGGATAGGTTACCTCTTCGGCGGACCGAATGTGGCGTTCATAATGTTCCTGTTCTCAATGTTCTTCAACTTCATAACATACTGGTACAGCGACAGGATAGTGCTGAGCTGGTACAACGCAAGGATAGTTGATGAGTACGAAGCCCCAGAGCTGTACGCGATAGTGAGAGACCTCGCCCAGAGGGCCGGCCTTCCAACGCCCAGAGTGGCAATAATCCCAAGCGAGACCCCCAACGCCTTCGCAACCGGAAGGAACCCAAAGCACGCCGTAGTGGCCGTAACCCAGGGACTGCTCAGGATACTCAACCGGGACGAGCTTGAGGGAGTCATAGGGCACGAACTGACCCACATAAAGAACAGGGACATACTAATAGGGACTGTGGCAGCTGCAATGGCCGGCGCGATAATGCAGCTCGCCTACTGGGCCCGCTGGATAGCAATATTCGGCGGCTTCGGAAGAGACAGGGACGATAGCGGAGACATCATAGGTGCAATACTAGTGGCGGTCTTGGCTCCAATAGCGGCGATGCTCATCCAGGCGGCGATAAGCAGGTCAAGGGAGTTCTTAGCGGATGAAGGCGGTGCGAGGATAAGCGGTAAGCCGCACGCATTGGCGAGCGCGCTGATGAAGATAGAGCAGGCCGTCCGCTATAGACCGATGAAGGACGGTAACCCTGCAACTGCCCACATGTTCATCGTGAACCCGTTCAGGGGCATGAGCATAGCGAACCTCTTCTCAACCCATCCGCCGACCGAGGCGAGAATAGAGAGGCTCAGGAAGATAGCGGAGGAGATGGGGATTTACTTCTGA
- a CDS encoding SDR family oxidoreductase — MRIIVTASSRGIGFNVARELLKRNARVVISSRNLENLKRAKKELEEVGEVYAVRANLYDQRELENLVKTSWELLGGIDTLIWNAGNVRCEPCFLHEAEYMDWLEAAALHSVAPGYLTTLLVQTWLEKKMKGTLIYLNSVSVKEPMPPLVLADVTRAGLIQLAKSVSRTYGKYGIRAYSVLLGSFDTPGARENLRKLADERGEFFEETWEKEVLSRTPLHRTGRWEELGSLVAFLLSKEAEYMLGSTVVIDGAMTRAVDI; from the coding sequence ATGAGGATCATCGTGACGGCCTCATCGCGGGGAATAGGCTTCAACGTCGCGCGCGAACTCTTGAAGAGGAACGCAAGGGTTGTCATCAGCTCTAGGAACCTTGAGAATCTCAAAAGGGCAAAGAAAGAGCTCGAAGAAGTTGGGGAAGTTTACGCTGTAAGGGCGAACCTATACGACCAGCGGGAGCTGGAGAACCTTGTAAAAACTTCCTGGGAACTCCTCGGCGGAATTGATACCCTAATCTGGAACGCCGGCAACGTGAGGTGTGAGCCCTGCTTCCTCCACGAGGCAGAGTATATGGACTGGCTTGAGGCGGCCGCACTTCACTCGGTTGCACCAGGATACCTGACCACGCTCTTGGTTCAAACCTGGCTTGAGAAGAAGATGAAGGGAACTTTAATTTACCTCAACTCGGTCTCGGTGAAGGAGCCTATGCCACCCCTTGTTTTGGCGGACGTGACGAGAGCAGGACTAATCCAGCTGGCGAAGAGTGTTTCAAGAACCTATGGGAAGTACGGCATTCGGGCTTATTCGGTATTGTTGGGAAGCTTCGACACGCCGGGAGCGAGGGAGAACCTGAGAAAGCTGGCTGATGAAAGAGGAGAATTCTTCGAGGAGACCTGGGAGAAGGAAGTCCTCTCGAGGACGCCCCTCCATAGGACGGGCAGGTGGGAGGAGCTTGGCTCGCTGGTGGCTTTCCTGCTGAGCAAGGAAGCCGAATACATGCTCGGCTCGACGGTCGTTATAGACGGGGCAATGACGAGGGCGGTGGACATCTGA